One region of Verrucomicrobiales bacterium genomic DNA includes:
- a CDS encoding macro domain-containing protein — protein sequence MDLQFTVGDLLDQDVDVIVNAWNRNIIPWWLLIPQGVSGAIKRRAGYEPFRELGRKGPIPLGGAVETGAGRLPFRAIIHVAGINMLWRSSEWAIRACVRSALGIARDRGYCSIAFPLIGAGTGGVSLERALEIMQDEARQVEYDGQVIFVRFGQKA from the coding sequence ATGGATCTTCAATTTACTGTTGGCGATTTGCTCGACCAAGACGTGGATGTCATCGTCAATGCTTGGAATAGGAACATTATTCCATGGTGGCTGCTGATACCCCAGGGAGTCTCCGGCGCTATCAAACGACGAGCGGGATATGAGCCGTTCCGTGAACTGGGTCGGAAGGGCCCGATTCCACTCGGCGGGGCGGTCGAGACCGGCGCTGGAAGATTACCTTTTCGAGCCATCATTCACGTCGCCGGGATCAACATGTTGTGGCGGTCTTCAGAGTGGGCCATTCGGGCATGCGTTCGGAGTGCACTGGGTATCGCACGCGACCGAGGCTACTGTTCCATCGCCTTTCCCCTCATCGGTGCGGGCACCGGCGGCGTTTCACTGGAGCGGGCGCTCGAAATCATGCAGGACGAAGCCCGTCAGGTTGAGTATGATGGGCAGGTCATCTTTGTCAGATTCGGACAAAAGGCCTGA